A genomic window from Dictyoglomus sp. NZ13-RE01 includes:
- a CDS encoding 50S ribosomal protein L25/general stress protein Ctc has translation MEILEIKASKREKLGKEWAKKYRREGKIPAILYGAHLEGSIPLVLEKKEVQKLFSRKAETEQHILKITIEDNSNTRVETALLQSYQIDPLTSSIIHIDFHAVSLDEVVDTYVPIVLTGEAVGVKKGGVLQHGITEVYVRALPLDIPPHIEVDISDLDIGDSITIGDVKVSEKVKILTPVDEVVVSILPPQRGEVEETATSEASTSETT, from the coding sequence ATGGAAATATTAGAAATTAAAGCAAGTAAAAGAGAAAAATTAGGTAAGGAATGGGCTAAAAAATATAGAAGAGAGGGTAAAATACCTGCCATACTTTATGGAGCCCATTTAGAGGGTAGTATTCCTTTGGTTCTTGAGAAAAAAGAAGTTCAGAAACTTTTTAGTAGAAAAGCAGAAACAGAACAGCACATTTTAAAGATCACAATAGAGGATAATAGCAATACAAGAGTAGAAACCGCACTATTACAGAGCTATCAGATAGATCCATTGACTTCCTCAATCATACATATTGATTTTCATGCAGTAAGTTTGGATGAGGTTGTTGATACCTATGTACCAATTGTTTTAACTGGAGAAGCTGTGGGAGTGAAGAAGGGTGGAGTATTACAGCATGGAATTACTGAAGTTTATGTAAGAGCCCTTCCTTTAGATATTCCACCTCATATTGAAGTAGATATAAGTGATTTGGATATAGGTGACTCTATTACTATAGGAGATGTTAAAGTGTCTGAAAAGGTAAAGATCCTTACGCCTGTAGATGAGGTTGTAGTTTCTATTTTACCTCCTCAGAGAGGAGAAGTTGAGGAGACTGCTACATCAGAAGCATCTACTTCTGAGACTACATAA